The stretch of DNA ttttttttttttttttgaagtagtgacgaaatttggtttaccagatgaatttgtggctctagttagaatattGTAAGTAGTATCTAGGTAAGTGGGTTTATGAGTTCACCATTTTGTATTGAAAGGTCTGTCagacaaggctgccctatgtcaatgctgttatattgtatacTCATATTTAAAGAACCTTTGTATAGACCAATAAAGAGTAAAAAaagataatagggcctagccttccaaacagtgtaaatatatgcctgcaaggttatgcagaaaactcatccgtgatcttgtcaactgatggCTCAGTTGGAAAatgttataaagaagtacaatggtttgaacttgtGACAAGTGCACtgctaaacaaggacaaaactgGTGTAATTGGGTTTGGGAAAGGGGAAAGCCAAAAAAAATCTGGCCTATCAGTTAGTTGGAAACGGTTGGAAGAATCAAAATCTTGGTATAActtattatagtgattttgaggttacatgtgaaggaaattggtctcgccttactcaaaataCTGAAATATCAATAGttatgctaagtcaaagacaattatctattttccaaagagctattatttTTAATTCACaagttttgtccaaagtttggtatatatcacacactttgccttctttaaaaaagtacattgctcaaataaatatgaatatattccgATATATCTGGCAGGGCACTTACTATCCTGTCGGTAGAGATACTCTTTGTTGGACAAAATAAAAAGCTGGATTAAGAAttttaaatgtttaattcaagTCCTTGGCGATTTTCAGTTTGACAACTGTAAATTACATTAGAAAGAATATTGGATTAGGTAATTTCTGTTGCAAGATGAGAAAAAGTTTTTTGTTGGACTTAAAGGAGATAAATGAagtttcatttgtgtcaacatcattttattcagtgACAATTGCTGTAATCACCGAGAAACTAGTTTTGAGAAAAACACTGATATGCCAAAGAATTTAAAGTTATTCAAGTCtagtttaaaagaagaaaaatggagTGAATTATATGATGTTTTCTGAATTTTCCAGAaattgttagtgataaattaggtttaactaatcttttagtacatgatattgagttacaggacaaaaaaaaaacagtagacaaCGTCCATACCATTTGAGTCCAAAAGGCAAATTCTGTGCAAAAAGAAATCAAGTATATGTCAAATAATGATTTGATACTACCTAGCAGGAATGAATGGTGTTCTCTGGTAGTTTtggtaaaaaaggaagatggatcagataggttgtgcattgatttcagaaaagtaaatagtgttactaagcaaagtaattttccattTCCTAGGATGGATGATAGCTTAGAGTTatgttacttagagttgtgttacttAGAGCTGTGGGAGCTGGAGTCGTTGAAGTGGTGTTACTTAGAGGTAtgttacttagagttgtgggagctggagtcgttgaagttgtgttacttagaggTATGTTACTTAGAGTTGTGGTAGCTGGAGTCGTTaaagttgtgttacttagagttgtgggagctggagtcgttgaagttgtgttacttagagttgtgttactaatagttgtgttacttagagttgtgttaccTGGAGTTGTGGGTGCTGGAGTCGttgaagttgtgttacttagagttgtgttactaATAGTTGTGTTACTTtgagttgtgttacttagagttgtgggagctggagtcgttgaagttgtgttacttagagttgtgttactcagagttgtgttacttagagttgtgttaccTGGAGTTGTGGGAGCTGGAGTCGTTGAAGTTGTGTTACTAATAGTTGTGTTACTTTGAGTTGTGTTACCTGGAGTTGTGGGAGCTGGAGTCAttgaagttgtgttacttagagttgtgttacttagagttgtgggagctggagtcgttgaagttgtgttacttagagttgtgggaGCTGGAGTTGTTGAAGTTGTGTTACTTAAAGTGGTGTTACTCAGAGTTGTATTACTTAAAGTTGTGTTACTCAGAGTTGTGTTACCTGGAGTTGTGGGAGCTGGAGTCAttgaagttgtgttacttagagttgtgttaaTTATAGTTGTGTTACCTGGAGTTGCGGGAGTTGGAGTCGttgaagttgtgttacttagagttgtgttacttAAAGTTGTGTTACCTAGAGTTGGGGGAGTTGGAGTCGTTGtagttgtgttacttagagttgtgttacttAGAGATATGTTACTAATAGTTGTGTTACTTGAAGTTGTGGGAGCAGGAGTCGTTGAAGTTGAGTTATTTAGAGTTATGTTACTTGGAGTTATGGGAGCTGGAGTcgttgaaggtggagtcgttgaagttgtgttacttagagttaTGTTACTTAAGAGTTGTGGGAGCTTGAGTCGTTGAAGCTGAAGTAgttgaaggtggagtcgttgaagttgtgttacttagagttatgttacttagagttgtgttacttagagttgtgaGGAGCTGGAGTCATTGtagttgtgttacttagagttgtgggaGCTGGAGTCGTTGTAGCTGTGTTACTTAAGAGTTGCATTACTTGGAGTTGTAGGAGCTTGAGTCGTTGCTGAAGTCGTTGTGATTCGTTGAGTTGTGATACTTAGA from Palaemon carinicauda isolate YSFRI2023 chromosome 5, ASM3689809v2, whole genome shotgun sequence encodes:
- the LOC137640479 gene encoding uncharacterized protein, with the protein product MTPAPTTPGNTTLSNTTLSNTTLSNTTLSNTTSTTPAPTTLSNTTSTTPAPTTLSNTTLSNTTSMTPAPTTPGNTTQSNTTISNTTSTTPAPTTPGNTTLSNTTLSNTTLSNTTSTTPAPTTLSNTTQSNTTISNTTLSNTTSTTPAPTTPGNTTLSNTTISNTTLSNTTSTTPAPTTLSNTTLTTPATTTLSNIPLSNTTSTTPAPTTLSNIPLSNTTSTTPAPTALSNTTLSNITLSYHPS